In Ananas comosus cultivar F153 linkage group 10, ASM154086v1, whole genome shotgun sequence, the sequence CCTTTTTTTCGATTATTTACGGCTTTGTCCTTTATGGTGGAAATTAAATAGGGTGCACACATTTACAGCGgcaaatttaataactaattaatgaGTAACACGCTCATCTTTCAAAATTTCGAATTAACGTCCGCAAGACGTTGCTCACGTTTCTTTCATGTCCTTTTCCTCAACCCTTTCAGCTGACTGGGAACTGCATGCATGCCCTTGCTGGGGAATGCCACCCGTGATTCGATCGATCGCCTACAAACGTGTGGTtgatagaaataattaaaaccCCTGTTGTACTATACATATGTATGCGTCCCAAAATTAAGAGCTTAGGGAAACTTCGTTCCAAAGTGGTTATATATTTAGCTAACTAAAATGCTGAGGAAGGCTTTCCTAGCTCTCTCTGTGCTCTTCCTCATGTTGTCTGGCTGCAGCGGCTCCGCCTTCGTGTCTTCCACTTCTGCTCCCGTTCCCGTTCCCGCTTCCGCTCCCGCTCAAAATGGTATGAATGATCCGCCAGCAGCAGAAACCTCTTTTGTTAATACCCTCTGCTTGTCTCTATGCATGCATGCTAGCTAGCTCTCCCTGGTTCGGTACGCTTGATGCAGATACGGATTGCAGCATGAAGTTCACGTATGTAAAGGGCCAACCGCATACGGTGGGCTCCTATCCTGATGGCCATTCCTTTGGGAACCTGCCTGGTCCATCCCCGGTTCGACAAAGTCAAATAACACCCTACCGCGTCCTACAGCCAGAGTAAGGAACTTTTCAATACATACAGTTCTCGTCTTGATCATCCCTCCAGCCCGTGGTTGACTGTTGAGCTGCATGCATGCTGCTTAACTCACGAGTTTAGGGCTTTAATTACCTGCCCGCATGCTTAATTTGGTTGAGGAGCCAAATTAAGAACGCtaacaatattatatataaagggATCTCCTTCCTTAGCCTTATGGGATTAGGGTATGCACTGCAGTATGTATGCTGGTTATTAATCATCAAGCTAGCTAGGCTGAGCTCCTATTACTGGACTCCGACCGACTGCCAACATCCACGGATAGTCTGATTTGTGGTGAGAACCGTGCCACGCTGAACTCGCTTGGGCCCACATGTGGCCCTCACGCCTTAGGTTCTTGTCGCTTGGCATACAAATTAACCCTAAACTTCTTACATCGAGTGTCGACCGTGCGATGCTGAGTTCCCCGGAACTCGCAGCTCAGATGGAGTGGCTGGATGCTTGCCTAACTCCGATACTTTTCATCCAGCTTAATTGCCATCCATCCCACTTctgtattaaatttttttttttttaaaaaaaaaaaatcttgaaaagCTTTCAAGTCTCACATGTTTTAATATTGACGGGTGTTTATagttttaaccaaaaaaaatatacttcaATCTCAAAATACATGACCAGCTAGCTgtatgtttttctttctttattttttttgtacttttattttttaattaactgtTAGTGTTTTTACAGCCGACCGGCCATTTCAGTCGGCAGAGGTAGTCCTTATCAGGGGCACTATTGAGGCGATGTAAGAGTGCCATATCTTTCTCTGTGCTTCAAAAGAGGTGGAAGGCTTATTAGTACACTCCGCACTGTTTcgaatataaattataatttttaggtaTTATGCACGTTTGGACATTTCCTTTACGGGAAAGGTATTTAAAtagttaaggaaaaacttcaaaaaccctccctgtggtttcatactttttcattttagtatcctgtggtttaaaatttatcaagttagtaccctgtggtttctcactttatcactttagtaccctgtggtttaaaNaaatgtatcaagttagtaccctgtggtttctcactttatcactttagtaccctgtggtttaaagtgtatcaagttagtaccctgtggttttgcactttatcactttagtaccctgtggtttaaagtgtatcaagttagtaccctgtggttttgcactttatcactttagtaccctgtgatttaaaaaaccacagggtactaacttgatacaaattaaaaccacagggtactaaagtgataaagtacaaaaccacagggtactaacttgatacactttaaaccacagggtactaaagtgataaagtgagaaaccacagggcactaacttgatacattttaaaccacagggtactaaagtgaaaaaaattgaaaccgcaaaggaggtttttgaagttttcccaatagTTAAAGACAGGTGCGGATCTTActagttttattattatctgCATTAAAAAATGTATTcagtgaaagaaaaaataaaaatttgaagccaGATATTGTTTTCACACTAATTTAATTAGCTACAGAGTGTTCCTTTGTTttttggtaaacttcaaataccacccatgtgatttcatattttctcactttggtaccctgtagtttaaaatatatcacgttagtattctatggttttatttttattttttcgtcagcttctccattaatatttcgttaaattattatatacaaaaaacttcagatggcccacttaggtttatcgaatatttactttagtaccctttaactttaactttgtcactgatttaacaaaaaaaattaacaaaatcgataataaaaaaataaaaataaaatcgcagggcattaaattgatacactttaaattataaaatactaaagtgagaaagtatgaaactacaggagtgatatttaaagttttttctttgtttttctctctGGCAgcattcttttttaaaatttcaagggTGCTATTTGTGATTTGGAGCTTTGCTTACAAGATTTTAAGTGCCCAGCGACACGGGCCATATCCatcgtgccgtatcgtgccaacaagatacctaCACAATATAGACCACGTGCCGATGGCATagctcaaaatcctctattctttaaattaataagtaattttctcaataaagttcaaaagctgtgataaaaagacataataaatagttagaatattttgttgctaaagaaaataaatatttcatactattatatgtcggcacacaattttttttgaccggcacacatcggcacggctcggcatgcACCGTGCCGTACTGTGCCGGCAAATTTCCGGCACAActccatgccacggcacttaaatccttgtttgTTTATATATAGTGCTGGGCACCACACCTTGTTGTTCTGCATtacttaaaattttctaaaaatatatttcctgaatatatatatatagttgagctagaatgctatcgatagcaaatgggctctgttgccatccatttattttcgatgatagagccttcaaatcgacgatcggcaccgttgaacataatttataccacttgaagtgtttagaaatcaaatttcaaatctttttgacatcatttgactaatgatcaaagagtttcaaaatctgtaattttaatggtcgatatgatgTGTTTTCTCGTtaaacggtgtaaagctatccaaatcaattgaattttggttagaaaattctttaaactatttagaataagatctatactctcgatcttgattacaaaatttctatcatcactttttagaggatatttattttcagtcgttcatttttacgcccacttgatggataagagaacaatatcggaaaagcatgaaatttgatttctagatacttcaaatgatataaatcatattcaatggtgccgatcgtcgatttggaggctccatcatcgaaaacaaattggtggcaatggagtccgtttgctaccgatagtattctaactcaactatatatatatatatatagagtccggctactatgctattaatagtacgaaacacttggtgctatcaagtttttcgccgttagatttgcccttttgatcattttcatccgttagattatactattcaaccaaccacccattcaaccctatggggcccacatcatcctaaccgcacatctcttaatccaatagtcaaaaacttggtagcaccaatgacttggtcctattaatagcatagtagcctagttctctctctctctctctctctctctctctctctttctctctctctatatatatatatatatatatagtccggctgggatactatcgatagcacgaagcatttggtgctatcaagttttctaccgttagatttacttcttttatcattttcatccgttcgattatactattcaaccaaccactcactcaatcctaggggacccgcatcattctaaccgcacattttttaatcaaagggcagaaaatttaatagcaccaagttattggtgctattaatagtattccagcctagttatatatatatatatatatatatatatatatagagagagagagagagagagagagagagagagagagagagagagagagagagaaataacaAGCTTCATTTATTAGGGTACGTAATGAACTCGACTAAAAAACTGAGGCAGCAAAGGACTGGTAAAAACCAGGTGAAAACAAACAAGAAAATAAGAGAGGAGAAAGAGgttaaaaaggataaaaataggcaaaaattttaaaaaggaaaGGAATTAACTAGCGACAAACAATTTTCAGCCCAAGGAAGCATGGTTCTACTCATTTTCCACTGTAACTAGTGTAGGCGTTCTTATTATCCCACCTAATGATGACGTTAATCCTGTTCATGTATTCAACTTAATTTGACTTCTCAATTGCTCCTCACAAAGCCGCAACCTCTTCTCGTGCCTTCCCGTCGTCGTTGTCGCACAAACGCATCCTTCATCTCATCCCCATTCTCTTCTGAGGAGCTTATTTACAATCTGAGCATCCTTCTTCTTAGGAGTTAGGACTAAGCATACAAACTTCCTCACTTTCAgtggtattttaaattttttatgtagcGTATATAGGACCTTATTCCACCGTCAAAAAGGAAGTTATTTATTAGAAATTCAGAAGCATAACGTTGGTTATTAGTGAGTCACTGCTATCGCTGAAGGAATTTTTTGCTAGAAGCCGCTTCATCTCTTGAATTCGTTTATCCTCTCAGTTCCAATACGGCCTCACATTCTTGGAGGATGAAATTCCACCTCCACTACAGCCCCTGATCTTtcatctatttaatttaaaacttttgatctagatttttttttttttttttttttgccaaataaTACCGActtcaattttgaaattggGTGAGTTACCTTTGAGCGCCGTTGGAACCGGTTGTTGTGTTTAGACTTCGGTCAGATCAGCCCGGCAGTCGACCGCAGTTGAGGGCTAGTCGACTGAACTAGCTGAACCGGCAGCTTCTGCCTACCCCATCCCACTCCTTACCTCACCCCACCCTTTTCCCGTCTCGTCTGAGGAATGTATGCGATATAGGTACCCTtgtcattctctctctctctctctctctctctctctccctagcTATACCTACCCTTCTTTCattccctctctttctttttttttctcctcatcCCCCCAGCCATCTTCTCCTCCCACCCCCTATACTACTCTCGCTATTGAGTAGCTCTACTCACTCATCTTGAGCTTCTGTGAAACTTGAAAATAGCAATTGCAGCTGCGTAGATCAAAACTGCAGTTTTCACCTATTTTTCGGCCCTAAAACTTGAAACCCATCATAACTCACTTTGCCTattacctcctcctcctcttttgaTCATTTGGTGGAATTTGGCATCTTTTGGGCTCTGGTTTGatatgtttttgttttatttttgtggCTCTGGAAGTGGTATGGGCAACTGATCGCACGCACTTTGGATTGGCTTTGAATTTTGACAGTTAACCAATTCGAATGCAGTGAACTCTATAAGGCGACTAACTGAGGTCGGACCTTAGGTCGACTGAGAAACAACCAGAAACTGTAGACAACATCTTTTTTGACTTCTACCAACCTTCGATACACTTAACAAATTGTTAGTAGAATATTATCCTACTCAGTTGACAAGTTTGCAAAATCTTTTTGGccatttaaaattgtaatatagtaaaaacgtacaaaactatgaatcattttgaatcacCTATCaagcctttcaaaattttgattttactattgaatcttattattttccaaattttatacttattcccaaattttaaatttaatacaaGAGACAGATAAATTATGAATctcccaaattttaaaatatttaaataaatttaatttattcaagTACTTGTGAtttttatacaattaatttggtataaaataacatataatattaatatttataaaaagggCACTATGAATGAAAAAGTAGCATACaacctttctctctaaaaaagaaaaaacactatGATAAATTGTATAGTTGGATAATTTCTTTGTTGAACCCAACTGTAGCTTAGTTTATAATCTAAATGAATGAAAAGAtagaatgctatttttctctctcaaaaaaaaaaaaaaatattaggataATTTTATAGTTGGATAATTTCTTTGTTGAACCCAACTGTAGCTTAGTTTATAATCTAAATGAATGAAAAGAtagaatgctatttttctctctcaaaaaaaaaaaaaaatattaggataATTTTATAGTTGGATAATTTCTTTGTTGAACCCAATGTAgagataatatattttcatatattctAAGATATGTACCAAATAAAATATTCCCATCAGACAGGAATTCTAACATAAAAATAGACTTCATgagaaataaattttcaataaaaaatttaaatctcatGAACGCCcttaaaaggaaaaagaaaaaaaactattttttttatattttcctcTTACCGATGTTGGTCAGGTAAAAAGTACTGGTAAGAACCTTGTTTTATCAGCTTGACAGCTAGATCATATAAATCTTGAAAATAATCGCTGGTATAAGTAACCTGATAAGATGAAATTATTCAGGTAGCTAGTGAAAATACGCACCAACGAAAGTACAAATCTCAACTACTACAGAACCTTATATATGGCTGCCAATCCATCCATTGGATGATTTCATTCATACGCTCAATTTATTCTATCTTTTCATCTTCAGAGTTGGTATCATCTAACCTAACAGCAAAAATGCATCAAAAGTAGCAGCACAAAACCATATCCCCCATTCCCCCTTGTGAGGGTCAAATGAAGGATAAGAATACCAGAAAATGTACAAGCCAAAATCTTTGTTACTATACCCAGTAGAGAACAGCTCCAAATAGATTTCACAATGATGCACTAATGTGGTTCAAATTTTTGTAACTGGGGGTTCAATTTGAAGGATCAATTATTGTTGCGGGCATACTCAGCCCCAgcaattataatttatacttgTTTTACATGTGACTCTTATTACATTTAATGAAACGTATAGAAAATACGCTATACATtcctttcaaaaataaaaaaaaaaagatttctctcttttataaaGAGATAGGAAAGTCCCCAGTTAAAAACATTACTTGGGAAAATGTCAAAGCAAAgttatgtaaatttt encodes:
- the LOC109716782 gene encoding uncharacterized protein LOC109716782 isoform X1 — protein: MLRKAFLALSVLFLMLSGCSGSAFVSSTSAPVPVPASAPAQNASSPWFGTLDADTDCSMKFTYVKGQPHTVGSYPDGHSFGNLPGPSPVRQSQITPYRVLQPDRPAISVGRGSPYQGHY
- the LOC109716782 gene encoding uncharacterized protein LOC109716782 isoform X2, encoding MLRKAFLALSVLFLMLSGCSGSAFVSSTSAPVPVPASAPAQNDTDCSMKFTYVKGQPHTVGSYPDGHSFGNLPGPSPVRQSQITPYRVLQPDRPAISVGRGSPYQGHY